The following coding sequences lie in one Ostrea edulis chromosome 8, xbOstEdul1.1, whole genome shotgun sequence genomic window:
- the LOC125661051 gene encoding uncharacterized protein LOC125661051: MKSGNIFPESGNIHSCPKHKRETVKFFCNDHQQSCCSVCIGTSHRKCESIDTVEDAAKNIKQNRQLDVLLGDMKNVEKKLTKAKSEQEINVAEIENSVDKIIEKTEREFKELVDHLDILKNKHLDEVADALKKGRGKLSECTNVLTDGIQCTNYCCRNIERVKETENDAEMVMTYYRVKERLLQLKRFKCTKKQITISEKKSQVLKEMRNMESFGDVEYAESDRRITYDVNDIALSLVNEFSIDGENPIVWTGNFLSNGNFVFADYIPDGRCFIYNKDWRFTEVINRLSYPFEAIQAGEELLVTCDGTKSIEVFSLSDLHKLRSIKINDTMYGITQHNGICYVACGNKIIKFNLSGEKLREYKVEGNYNIHISTTKDGYIVYSNCSLNTVTAITDQGDTVWQYKHIKMKVPRGLDVDSFGNIFVAARGSDNINVLSGAGSLIRIIEDIPQPMCIKLMEERSVCCVCSNRRIMKVYKL, from the coding sequence ATGAAATCTGGCAACATATTTCCCGAATCAGGGAATATCCATAGCTGCCCAAAACATAAAAGGGAAACTGTCAAATTCTTCTGTAATGATCACCAGCAGTCCTGTTGTTCAGTGTGTATAGGAACAAGTCACAGAAAATGCGAAAGTATTGATACTGTTGAAGATGCAgcaaaaaatataaaacaaaatcgCCAACTGGATGTTCTTTTAGGTGATATGAAGAACGTGGAAAAGAAACTGACAAAAGCAAAGAGCGAACAAGAGATAAATGTAGCAGAAATAGAGAATTCAGTGGACAAAATCATAGAGAAAACAGAAAGGGAATTCAAGGAACTTGTTGATCACCTAGACATACTGAAGAACAAACATTTAGATGAGGTAGCAGATGCGCTGAAGAAAGGAAGGGGGAAGTTAAGTGAATGTACAAATGTACTTACTGATGGTATACAGTGTACAAATTACTGCTGCCGGAATATTGAAAGAGTTAAAGAGACGGAGAATGACGCTGAAATGGTGATGACGTATTACAGAGTGAAAGAGAGGCTCTTACAGCTGAAACGGTTTAAATGCACGAAGAAACAGATAACGATATCTGAAAAAAAGTCACAAGTTTTGAAAGAAATGAGAAATATGGAATCTTTTGGAGATGTTGAATATGCTGAGTCTGATCGTCGCATCACGTACGATGTAAATGACATTGCGTTATCTTTAGTTAATGAATTCAGCATTGATGGAGAAAATCCAATTGTGTGGACTGGGAATTTTCTGTCCAATGGTAACTTTGTATTTGCAGATTACATACCTGATGGACGTTGTTTTATTTATAACAAAGACTGGAGATTCACGGAAGTCATTAATAGACTGAGTTACCCTTTTGAAGCAATACAAGCTGGAGAAGAATTACTGGTGACGTGTGATGGAACGAAGTCTATAGAAGTTTTTTCTTTGTCTGATTTACATAAACTGCGAAGTATCAAAATCAACGACACAATGTATGGAATAACACAACACAATGGAATTTGTTATGTAGCATGTGGAAATAAGATTATAAAATTCAATCTGTCTGGTGAAAAACTTAGAGAATATAAAGTCGAAGGCAATTACAATATTCACATAAGTACAACAAAAGATGGATATATTGTGTACAGTAACTGTTCCCTGAATACAGTAACTGCCATCACGGACCAGGGAGACACCGTGTGGCAgtataaacatatcaaaatgaaaGTACCCCGTGGACTTGATGTAGACTCTTTCGGTAATATCTTTGTTGCCGCTAGAGGAAGTGACAATATCAACGTGTTGTCTGGCGCTGGCAGTCTCATTAGGATTATCGAGGATATTCCACAGCCAATGTGTATTAAACTAATGGAGGAGAGgagtgtgtgttgtgtgtgtagCAATCGCAGAATCATGAAAGTGTATAAACTGTAG